The window CGCCGGGGTCACACACGAATCAACACCGCACCGAGCAGATCCGCACGGGTTTTCCCCGGATCGATCACCGTCGAGACCGTCCCGTGATCTGCACTTCCACCGCCGAACGGGCGGTGACCCCACCGAAACGAAACTCACACTCCGTGTCGGTTGACGCTCCCGGACGGGCGGATCCTCACGAATGAGGTTCGCAAGCCGACCGTAGGGTGGAAGCCGACCACCTGCGGCAACCCCATCGTGGCTCACGGTAGCCCGATCAGGTGGCCGACAAACGTCGCGAACCCGGCAATTCCACACGTGCGATATTGGTTGCTTATTGAGCTATTGGTCCGGGGTGTCGCATACTGGGATCAGCTGCTTCCCGCAGCGTGGCCGTCGGGGCCTGATCAAGGAGGTCATCTGTGTCGCTAGAAAGCAGCGAGCGTCTACTCACCCCGGGTGAGGTCGCACTCATGTTCCGCGTCGATCCCAAGACCGTCACCCGCTGGGCGTCGGCCGGTCGGATCGGCTCCATCCGTACGCCCGGAGGGCACCGTCGCTTCCGCGAGGCCGAGGTCCGGTCGCTGTTGACCGACCTCACCGTGGACGCCACCCGCTCCGCCTGACCTGAGCCGCGCGGGCCTGACCCGTTGCACCAGAGCCCCCGGGCGCCCACCGGCGCGACGGGGGTTCTGTGCTTTCCGGGCCCGGTGATACGGCCCCGGCCACCGTCGGCAGCCCCGCGCCCCCGGCAATCCCCGACGTCCTGGACGGCGCCGGCCGGCCCGTCCCGGCACGGTCGGGCCCGACGGCCCCACCCGGCGATACCCCGGGTCCCCTCCTGTGCGGCGCCTGCTCGCGTCCTCCTCCTGGCTCCGCCCCAGCGGGTCCGGTCCCGTGGCGAGGCCCCGCGGACCGTGGTCCGTCGTCCTGTCCCTGCGTGAACGGGCCGTTACGAGAACGTGAGACGCTCCCGCCGGGCGGTGCGTACTCTGGA is drawn from Nakamurella deserti and contains these coding sequences:
- a CDS encoding BldC family transcriptional regulator; the encoded protein is MSLESSERLLTPGEVALMFRVDPKTVTRWASAGRIGSIRTPGGHRRFREAEVRSLLTDLTVDATRSA